From the Pyrinomonadaceae bacterium genome, one window contains:
- the queF gene encoding preQ(1) synthase, with the protein MSAPISAPNQQGLNIQSTPREEMQLYPLDTFAYEFPGKQIKIEFEIPEFTCVCPFSDFPDFATIRIEYVPNERCIELKSLKLYINSFRDVKVFHEHVINMILEDFVKACDPLKVEIEGDFNVRGNIKTTVKAEYKKAVSSEQ; encoded by the coding sequence ATGAGCGCGCCAATATCCGCACCCAACCAACAAGGCCTGAATATTCAATCAACCCCGCGCGAAGAGATGCAGCTCTATCCGCTGGATACGTTCGCGTACGAGTTCCCCGGCAAGCAAATCAAGATCGAGTTCGAGATTCCTGAGTTCACCTGCGTCTGCCCCTTCTCAGACTTTCCCGACTTCGCCACGATTCGAATCGAATACGTTCCGAACGAGCGCTGCATAGAGCTGAAGAGTCTGAAGCTCTATATCAACTCTTTTCGCGACGTGAAGGTCTTTCACGAGCACGTCATCAACATGATCCTCGAAGATTTTGTGAAGGCGTGCGATCCGCTCAAGGTAGAAATTGAAGGCGACTTTAACGTCCGCGGGAACATCAAAACCACGGTCAAGGCCGAATACAAGAAAGCAGTGAGCAGTGAGCAGTGA
- a CDS encoding cupin domain-containing protein, with product MNIEVEHWGEASPPNPAELRALLQDEGYSVFEWTDAPGTKYGPHSHSEDQSHWILSGELELRVGHETYRLRAGDRDYLPANTMHSAFVPGDEPVTYLIGAKH from the coding sequence ATGAACATTGAAGTTGAACACTGGGGCGAGGCGAGCCCGCCCAATCCCGCGGAATTACGCGCGCTGCTGCAAGACGAAGGTTACAGTGTGTTCGAATGGACTGACGCGCCGGGAACAAAGTACGGTCCGCACTCTCATTCCGAAGATCAGTCGCACTGGATTCTCAGCGGTGAACTTGAGCTGCGGGTGGGACACGAGACCTACAGGCTGCGGGCCGGCGATCGAGACTATCTTCCTGCCAACACAATGCACTCGGCTTTTGTACCCGGTGACGAGCCGGTGACATATCTAATCGGCGCGAAGCACTGA
- a CDS encoding DNA polymerase — protein MNTQYELVTTPEQLRRAVDQLANRQVIGLDTETTDLDPYVSRLRLIQLATNENVFIIDLDKFSGFDLKQSDELAPLRRLITSARPIKIAHNAKFDAKFIKHNFGVDIGGLFDTLLASQLVSAGDIEERHGLEAIAGRYLNEAVDKSERLSNWEFELSESQLQYAARDAAVLIPLREKLVEKIKSNDLIDCAKLEFDCVMPVVDIELTGFYMNKHRWLEQLAIVEERRGELANELQEMLGEGAAQASLFGPPRANINLDSQQQVTEALNRLGIPLPDSTRNWKLQPLALQYPVVAKLLEYRTMQKALTSYGQNMIEFINPKTGRLHADFRQIGAPTGRFACTNPNIQQVPHAAEYRRCFTGYPEGRRLIIADYSQIELRILAEFSGDEAFTNAFKSGADLHRVTAAQVFGVAEDQVTKEQRDFAKRLNFGVVYGIGASRFSLMTGVGVSDAENILRRYFSTYRGLDTYLRESANRAVDEKQARTGSGRMVRFNYDPSDRQQVSMTQRNGKNAPIQGTSADILKRALRLLNDELRDTSAQIVNIIHDEIVVEVNQGEAESVAAKVERAMISAGEEYVHNVPVTVESHIASEWTK, from the coding sequence ATGAACACGCAGTACGAACTCGTCACCACCCCGGAACAACTCCGCCGCGCCGTCGATCAACTCGCAAATCGACAGGTTATTGGTCTGGACACGGAAACCACGGATCTCGATCCATATGTGTCGCGGTTGCGGCTGATTCAACTGGCGACCAACGAAAATGTTTTCATCATCGATCTCGACAAGTTTTCCGGTTTCGATCTGAAGCAGAGTGACGAGTTGGCGCCGCTCCGCAGGTTGATCACGTCGGCACGTCCGATCAAGATCGCCCACAACGCAAAGTTCGACGCGAAGTTCATCAAGCACAACTTCGGCGTTGATATCGGTGGATTATTCGACACTCTGCTCGCCAGCCAGCTCGTGTCCGCCGGCGACATCGAAGAGCGGCATGGCCTGGAAGCCATCGCCGGTCGTTACCTGAACGAAGCGGTCGATAAATCAGAACGATTAAGCAACTGGGAGTTCGAACTTTCCGAGTCGCAGTTGCAGTACGCTGCGCGCGACGCCGCGGTGTTGATTCCGCTGCGCGAAAAGCTGGTGGAAAAGATCAAGTCGAACGATTTGATTGATTGCGCGAAGCTCGAATTTGACTGCGTGATGCCGGTCGTTGACATCGAGCTGACCGGGTTCTACATGAACAAGCATCGCTGGCTCGAACAACTGGCGATTGTTGAGGAGCGGCGCGGGGAACTCGCGAACGAATTGCAGGAGATGCTGGGCGAAGGCGCCGCGCAGGCTTCTCTGTTTGGACCGCCACGCGCGAACATCAATCTGGATTCACAACAGCAGGTGACTGAAGCGCTGAATCGACTTGGCATTCCCCTTCCCGACTCGACGCGCAATTGGAAGTTGCAGCCGCTCGCGTTGCAATATCCGGTCGTGGCCAAGCTCCTTGAGTACCGCACGATGCAGAAGGCCCTGACCAGCTACGGCCAGAACATGATTGAGTTCATCAATCCGAAGACGGGCCGCCTGCACGCAGACTTTCGTCAGATCGGCGCGCCGACCGGCCGCTTCGCCTGCACTAATCCGAACATTCAACAGGTGCCGCACGCGGCTGAGTATCGTCGCTGCTTCACGGGTTATCCGGAGGGGCGGCGATTGATCATCGCCGACTACTCGCAGATTGAGCTGCGCATCTTGGCCGAGTTTTCCGGCGATGAAGCGTTCACGAATGCATTCAAGTCCGGCGCGGATCTGCATCGCGTCACCGCCGCCCAGGTGTTCGGCGTCGCTGAGGATCAGGTCACGAAAGAGCAACGCGATTTCGCGAAGCGTTTAAACTTCGGCGTCGTTTACGGCATCGGCGCGAGCAGGTTTTCGCTGATGACCGGCGTCGGCGTGTCGGACGCTGAAAACATCCTGCGCCGCTACTTCTCGACCTACCGTGGCTTAGATACTTATTTGCGAGAATCGGCGAATCGCGCCGTGGATGAAAAGCAGGCGCGCACCGGGTCCGGACGTATGGTTCGCTTCAACTACGACCCATCAGATCGTCAGCAGGTTTCTATGACGCAACGCAACGGAAAGAACGCGCCAATTCAAGGGACCAGCGCTGACATCTTAAAACGCGCGCTACGCCTGCTGAACGACGAACTACGCGACACGTCGGCCCAAATCGTGAACATCATCCACGACGAAATTGTCGTCGAAGTTAACCAAGGCGAGGCCGAATCCGTGGCTGCGAAGGTCGAGCGCGCCATGATCTCTGCCGGCGAAGAATACGTGCACAACGTCCCGGTTACTGTTGAATCTCACATTGCCAGCGAGTGGACAAAGTAA
- a CDS encoding NAD(+)/NADH kinase, producing the protein MPALKRIGVVVKPHQPDALATLCRLTEWLNKLNVSLVGTPELDHERIEHETGCAVPIIENDEIARQVDLMLVLGGDGTMIATSRLIGDTEVPVMGVNYGGLGYLAEFRIEELFTALEAILAGDFKVERRLMLSVELRRGDDVVTRNRVLNDVVVNKSALARIIEIETYLDGQFVNSFRADGLIVATPTGSTAYNLSAGGPIIFPSMNAVVITPICPFTLSNRPIVVPDDSLIEVRLKTEKEEVALTLDGQVGFPLAAGDRVVIRKSKTSFNLVQPKNRNYFDLLRDKLKWGR; encoded by the coding sequence ATGCCCGCCCTCAAACGCATCGGCGTTGTCGTTAAACCGCATCAGCCGGATGCGCTTGCCACGCTTTGTCGCCTCACTGAGTGGCTCAATAAACTAAACGTCAGCCTTGTCGGAACACCCGAGCTCGATCATGAGCGCATCGAGCACGAAACCGGCTGCGCCGTCCCGATCATTGAGAACGATGAGATTGCGCGACAAGTCGATCTCATGCTGGTGCTCGGCGGCGACGGCACGATGATCGCGACGTCCCGCCTCATCGGCGACACCGAAGTGCCCGTCATGGGTGTGAACTATGGCGGACTTGGTTATCTCGCCGAGTTTCGCATCGAAGAACTGTTCACTGCCCTCGAGGCAATCCTCGCAGGCGACTTCAAAGTGGAACGGCGCCTGATGTTGTCGGTTGAGTTGCGTCGCGGCGACGACGTTGTCACTCGCAATCGCGTGCTGAATGACGTGGTCGTTAACAAGTCGGCCCTCGCTCGCATCATCGAGATCGAAACATATTTGGATGGACAATTCGTGAATTCATTTCGCGCCGACGGCCTGATCGTGGCGACGCCGACCGGCTCGACGGCCTACAATCTTTCGGCCGGCGGCCCAATTATTTTTCCTTCGATGAACGCGGTCGTCATCACGCCCATCTGTCCGTTCACGCTTTCGAACCGGCCCATCGTTGTACCTGACGATTCATTGATCGAGGTGCGTTTGAAGACCGAAAAGGAAGAAGTCGCCCTGACCCTGGATGGTCAGGTTGGTTTCCCTTTGGCCGCCGGTGATCGCGTCGTCATTCGCAAAAGCAAGACCAGCTTTAATCTGGTGCAGCCCAAGAATCGGAACTACTTTGATCTGCTGCGCGACAAATTAAAGTGGGGACGATAG
- a CDS encoding rhomboid family intramembrane serine protease, producing MLFPIGDENTDRHTTPFVNYVLIGINLLVFVFLQGLGSNDNFTYAYSTVPAEIISGRDITTPNRTLEHPVTGQVVEIPGLQPTLVPVWFTLITSMFMHGGIAHIFGNMLFLWIFGDNIEDRLGHVRYIIFYLVCGVLASLAHVFTTVAFASQEASMLIPSLGASGAISGVLGGYLLLFPTKKVTVLISYFITPVPAFVAIGLWFVFQIINGLGMLGSGSQAGGVAYAAHIGGFVAGLVLIKFFTIGRSTSDSQAPRGYYEQ from the coding sequence ATGCTTTTTCCGATAGGTGACGAAAACACAGATCGCCACACGACGCCGTTCGTAAACTACGTTTTGATCGGCATCAATCTACTGGTGTTCGTATTTCTGCAAGGGCTCGGCTCAAACGATAATTTCACCTACGCATACTCAACCGTCCCGGCGGAAATCATCAGCGGCCGCGACATCACCACACCCAATCGAACGCTCGAGCATCCGGTCACCGGGCAAGTCGTGGAAATACCTGGCCTGCAACCGACGCTGGTTCCGGTTTGGTTCACGCTGATCACCTCGATGTTCATGCACGGCGGCATCGCGCACATTTTCGGCAACATGCTCTTTCTTTGGATCTTTGGCGACAACATCGAAGACCGACTAGGCCACGTACGGTACATAATCTTTTATCTGGTCTGTGGCGTGCTGGCGAGTCTTGCCCATGTGTTCACAACCGTCGCGTTTGCATCGCAGGAAGCGAGCATGCTGATTCCCAGCTTGGGCGCATCGGGCGCGATTTCCGGCGTGCTTGGCGGGTACCTGCTGCTTTTTCCGACGAAGAAGGTGACGGTACTTATCTCGTATTTCATAACCCCGGTTCCCGCGTTTGTCGCGATCGGCTTGTGGTTCGTGTTCCAGATCATCAACGGCCTAGGCATGCTCGGTTCCGGTAGCCAGGCGGGCGGGGTGGCCTACGCCGCGCACATCGGTGGGTTTGTCGCCGGATTGGTTCTTATTAAGTTTTTCACCATCGGCCGTTCGACCAGTGATTCTCAAGCCCCGCGCGGGTATTATGAACAGTGA
- a CDS encoding periplasmic heavy metal sensor produces MKKVLGLLIVAAAFALSVVPAIAQEPPQQPEPSQPRTPKPMHDPFGSMFPPEMVMQNQRELGLTDQQKTYMRTEIGKTSARFNDLQWQLHDAMEVLHETMKASQVNEQQALAQLDRVLETEREIKRLHMELAIKIKNNLTPEQQQKLHSLRRVRDPGPRGMGPGHGPGHGPGDSPGVRRPGGPGMGPGGGPPRPPQPNF; encoded by the coding sequence ATGAAGAAAGTATTGGGACTTCTGATCGTAGCCGCGGCTTTCGCTTTGAGCGTGGTTCCGGCTATCGCACAGGAACCGCCGCAGCAACCGGAACCATCGCAACCGCGCACACCAAAGCCGATGCACGACCCGTTTGGCAGCATGTTTCCGCCGGAGATGGTCATGCAGAACCAGCGCGAGTTGGGTCTGACCGATCAGCAGAAGACGTACATGCGGACTGAGATCGGCAAGACCTCGGCCCGCTTCAACGATTTGCAGTGGCAATTGCACGACGCGATGGAAGTGCTGCACGAAACCATGAAAGCGAGCCAGGTCAATGAACAACAGGCGCTGGCCCAGCTCGATCGAGTGCTCGAGACTGAACGCGAGATAAAACGCCTGCACATGGAACTGGCGATCAAGATCAAAAACAATCTGACGCCTGAGCAGCAGCAGAAACTACACAGCCTGCGACGTGTTCGCGATCCCGGGCCGCGCGGAATGGGTCCGGGACACGGACCGGGCCATGGACCGGGTGACAGCCCAGGTGTCCGCCGGCCGGGTGGACCGGGGATGGGTCCGGGAGGCGGACCGCCGCGACCACCACAACCAAACTTCTAA
- a CDS encoding dicarboxylate/amino acid:cation symporter: protein MADKKDKPTKAKLDADAFERELTTDLDAETPDKPKGLALHTRILIGLAVGVVAGVTVNAIFGGDHPRVAWVIDHFTNPIGQLFLRLLLMIVVPLVFASLVVGVAGIGDIRKLGRVGVKSFAYCLILSAISVVIGLTLANTIKPGTRVDPATRAALETRYSTDATKQVEAAKKGATVKTPLMQVVETIVPSNPFAAISGVPSNPSQATEPANPNMLHLMFFGLVIGIAVTLLPISVTAPFLSFMQGLYEITAKIIEMIMKFAPFAVACLLFNNTARFGLDLLQALGWFVVTVLVGLSLHMFGVYSLSVWLLSRLSPIEFFRRIKTVILTAFSTSSSNATLPTALRVSEQNLGVPQEINSFVLTVGATANQNGTALYEGVTVLFLAQLAGVDLTIGQQLMVVYLAILGGVGTAGIPSGSIPFIIGVLVTIGVNPALIAIILGVDRILDMCRTTLNVTGDITAATYVARSEGYELLKPHDPAIVRAGVGRAT, encoded by the coding sequence ATGGCCGATAAAAAAGACAAACCAACCAAAGCGAAACTCGATGCCGACGCATTTGAACGCGAGCTGACCACCGACCTCGACGCGGAAACACCGGACAAGCCTAAAGGCCTGGCGTTGCACACGCGCATTCTAATCGGGCTGGCAGTCGGTGTCGTTGCCGGCGTTACCGTCAATGCGATCTTCGGAGGTGACCATCCGCGCGTCGCTTGGGTGATCGATCATTTCACAAATCCTATCGGCCAGCTTTTCCTTCGCCTTCTGTTAATGATCGTGGTGCCGCTGGTTTTTGCTTCTCTGGTAGTCGGCGTTGCCGGCATTGGCGACATCCGAAAACTGGGGCGAGTCGGAGTGAAATCGTTTGCCTACTGTTTAATTCTTTCGGCGATCTCGGTGGTCATCGGCCTGACGCTGGCGAACACGATCAAGCCGGGTACGCGCGTCGATCCTGCAACCCGGGCGGCGCTTGAAACACGTTACAGCACAGATGCGACGAAGCAGGTCGAGGCAGCGAAGAAGGGCGCCACAGTTAAAACGCCTCTGATGCAGGTGGTTGAGACGATCGTGCCATCGAATCCTTTCGCCGCAATCTCGGGCGTACCGTCAAATCCCAGCCAGGCAACCGAGCCCGCCAATCCGAACATGCTCCACCTGATGTTCTTCGGGCTCGTGATCGGTATTGCCGTCACGCTTCTGCCCATAAGCGTAACCGCGCCTTTCCTGAGTTTCATGCAAGGGCTCTATGAAATCACGGCCAAGATCATCGAGATGATCATGAAGTTTGCGCCGTTTGCGGTCGCGTGCCTGCTGTTCAATAACACGGCGCGCTTCGGTCTTGACCTGTTGCAGGCGCTCGGATGGTTCGTCGTCACTGTGCTGGTGGGACTCTCTCTGCACATGTTTGGCGTGTACTCATTGTCGGTGTGGCTCTTGTCGCGCCTGTCGCCGATCGAGTTCTTCCGGCGCATCAAGACGGTGATCCTCACCGCGTTTTCTACTTCATCTTCGAACGCAACGCTGCCGACGGCTTTGCGTGTTTCGGAACAGAACCTGGGCGTCCCGCAGGAAATCAACAGCTTCGTTTTGACCGTGGGCGCCACGGCGAATCAGAACGGCACCGCCTTGTATGAAGGCGTGACGGTCCTGTTTCTCGCGCAACTTGCCGGGGTCGATCTGACGATCGGCCAACAGTTGATGGTGGTGTATCTGGCGATCCTCGGTGGCGTGGGTACCGCGGGAATTCCTTCCGGGTCGATTCCCTTCATCATCGGCGTCCTGGTGACGATTGGCGTCAATCCGGCGCTGATTGCGATCATTCTTGGCGTCGATCGCATCCTGGACATGTGCCGCACAACTCTGAATGTAACCGGAGATATCACCGCGGCAACTTACGTCGCGCGCTCGGAAGGTTATGAGCTGTTAAAGCCTCATGATCCGGCCATTGTCCGCGCGGGAGTCGGGCGGGCGACTTAG
- a CDS encoding type II secretion system F family protein, which yields MAEFVCRLGTPAGEIVTRTIEASAVHEARARLEREGFKVFHITPPKVEGATTFTRVSGGSGRTKVKANDFLLFNQQLAALLRAGIPILQAISMLRRRATSVRLRAVLEAVEDAIRGGAALSQAFAAQGPIFPRIYTASILAGERSGALDEVLSRYVNYMRRSVALRRKIRGALAYPLFLLLASLSMVVFLIVYVVPKMSDLFAGFGGKLPFITQVVLTLSGWLTGNIFWLAPLVIVSAVGIGIWSRTLGGRLTIDRLKLKIPIAGKLLVQLSVAQAARSLATLLAGGITLVESWEIAAESITNLELRRRSSAILPMIREGQSFTESLESAGWLPALAIDMIGIGERSGSLREMLDEVATFYDAEAEVKLEQLTTTLEPAILVLMGGIVVVILLAIYLPIIESISGGPMIKR from the coding sequence ATGGCTGAATTTGTTTGTCGTTTAGGAACTCCGGCGGGCGAGATCGTCACGCGCACAATTGAGGCGTCGGCTGTACATGAAGCACGCGCGCGGCTCGAGCGCGAAGGCTTCAAAGTCTTCCACATCACTCCTCCGAAAGTGGAAGGCGCAACCACATTCACGAGAGTCAGTGGCGGAAGTGGTCGCACTAAGGTTAAGGCCAACGACTTTCTGCTTTTCAATCAACAACTCGCAGCCCTGTTGCGCGCGGGCATTCCTATCCTCCAGGCGATTTCCATGTTGCGACGCCGCGCTACTTCGGTGCGGCTGCGCGCCGTGCTTGAGGCTGTCGAAGACGCAATTCGCGGCGGCGCGGCCCTCTCTCAGGCATTCGCGGCGCAAGGCCCAATCTTCCCCCGGATCTACACCGCGTCGATTCTTGCCGGCGAACGTTCGGGCGCGTTGGACGAAGTTTTGTCGCGGTACGTGAACTACATGCGACGGTCCGTCGCCCTGCGTCGAAAGATTCGCGGCGCGTTGGCGTATCCGCTGTTTCTGCTGCTCGCGTCGCTTAGCATGGTTGTGTTTCTGATTGTGTATGTGGTCCCCAAAATGTCCGATTTGTTCGCGGGCTTTGGTGGAAAATTGCCATTCATAACGCAGGTCGTGCTGACCCTCTCCGGCTGGCTGACCGGAAATATTTTCTGGCTGGCGCCGCTTGTGATCGTCAGCGCAGTCGGTATCGGCATCTGGTCGCGTACGCTCGGCGGAAGACTGACGATCGATCGGCTGAAGTTGAAGATTCCCATCGCAGGGAAGTTGCTGGTGCAATTGTCTGTGGCCCAGGCCGCGCGATCGCTCGCCACCCTGCTCGCCGGCGGCATCACGCTGGTTGAGTCATGGGAGATCGCGGCTGAATCGATCACAAATCTCGAATTGCGCCGGCGCAGCTCGGCGATTTTGCCGATGATTCGCGAAGGTCAATCGTTCACGGAAAGCCTGGAATCAGCCGGATGGCTGCCCGCTCTGGCGATCGACATGATCGGAATCGGCGAGCGATCGGGCAGCTTGCGCGAGATGCTCGATGAGGTCGCAACCTTCTATGACGCCGAAGCAGAAGTGAAATTAGAGCAGTTGACGACCACACTTGAGCCTGCGATCCTTGTCTTGATGGGCGGCATCGTAGTGGTGATTCTGTTGGCGATCTATCTCCCGATTATCGAATCGATCTCCGGCGGCCCAATGATAAAGCGGTAA
- a CDS encoding sigma-70 family RNA polymerase sigma factor has translation MKTQQNDMVELQDELEKLHSASFGWALSCCRRDHAEAEEVLQTVYLKILEGKAKFRGESSLKTWLFAVIRKTAIGEYRKKLLRNLVFIGGLEKRDDAPLVDAPGAAFETSQIQKQFRAALAKLPPRQREVLHLAFYEDMSLSEAAVIMGISIGSARQHYERGKKHLREWLSGTETENGIVWRRKETPSAV, from the coding sequence GTGAAAACACAGCAGAACGACATGGTTGAGCTCCAGGATGAGCTCGAAAAATTGCATAGCGCCAGTTTCGGCTGGGCCTTGAGTTGCTGCCGTCGCGACCACGCCGAAGCCGAGGAAGTCTTGCAGACGGTCTATTTGAAAATTCTGGAAGGTAAAGCGAAATTCCGCGGCGAGTCGAGCTTGAAGACATGGCTCTTCGCGGTGATTCGCAAGACAGCGATCGGCGAGTATCGGAAGAAGCTTTTGCGGAATCTGGTGTTCATCGGCGGCCTGGAAAAGCGCGACGATGCGCCGTTGGTCGATGCGCCTGGCGCGGCTTTTGAAACCTCCCAAATTCAGAAACAGTTTAGGGCCGCGCTGGCCAAATTGCCGCCGCGACAACGCGAAGTGCTGCACCTGGCGTTCTACGAAGACATGAGTTTGAGTGAAGCCGCGGTCATCATGGGAATTTCCATTGGCAGCGCGCGGCAACATTATGAGCGTGGCAAGAAACACTTGCGCGAATGGCTAAGCGGAACGGAAACGGAAAATGGAATTGTCTGGCGAAGAAAAGAAACTCCAAGCGCTGTTTAG
- a CDS encoding GspE/PulE family protein encodes MKQFSEEQTEKTVTDPVPNNGGAPADDDLPQAIEPPEVRQAKDLARRYRLPFVNLLPQDGESPIDYALLSEIPVDLMVRNQFVPLRRENGKLHIAMADPTDLDRLDDLAGALRTRLVPHVATAGAIDVVLRKGDATQRVLQEAASGFRISLVRETEAGEEVLDLDRLATDSEMSPIIKLVDTVIYNAMESRASDIHIETRDTEVQVKYRIDGALYQKVDPIDLAYHQTLISRIKVMSELDIAERRVPQDGRFRVRYKGRNVDFRVSIMPTVHGEDAVIRILDKEQINESFKNLDLDVVGFDPEDLRKFRRYIAEPYGMVLVTGPTGSGKTTTLYAALNEIRNEEDKIITIEDPVEYQLHGITQIPVNEKKGLTFARGLRSILRHDPDKIMVGEIRDEETAQIAIQSALTGHLVFTTVHANNVIDVIGRFLNMGVEPYNFVSSLNCVLAQRLVRILCTICRRPYHPSDTELIESGLQPDEHRNRVFYMNTGCESCNHTGYRGRTAIHELLDLSDNIREMIVERRPGSEVRRAAEAEGLTSLRESALKKIFTGVSTLHEINRVTFVEEVNLNTQR; translated from the coding sequence ATGAAGCAGTTTTCTGAAGAACAGACCGAAAAGACCGTCACGGACCCTGTCCCAAACAACGGGGGCGCGCCGGCTGACGACGACCTCCCGCAAGCCATCGAGCCACCGGAAGTGCGCCAGGCGAAGGACCTCGCCCGGCGTTATCGCCTGCCCTTCGTGAACCTGCTGCCGCAGGACGGCGAGTCACCCATCGATTATGCCCTTTTGAGCGAAATTCCCGTCGATCTGATGGTGCGCAACCAGTTTGTGCCGCTGCGACGTGAGAACGGAAAGCTGCACATCGCGATGGCCGATCCGACGGATTTGGATCGGCTGGATGATCTCGCCGGAGCGCTGAGAACGCGTCTGGTTCCACATGTCGCGACCGCAGGCGCAATCGACGTGGTGCTGCGCAAAGGCGATGCGACCCAACGCGTCCTGCAGGAGGCCGCCTCAGGTTTTCGCATTTCGCTGGTGCGCGAGACTGAGGCGGGTGAAGAGGTTCTGGATCTCGATCGGCTCGCCACCGACAGCGAGATGTCGCCGATCATCAAGCTGGTCGACACGGTCATCTACAATGCGATGGAATCGCGCGCCTCGGATATTCATATCGAAACGCGCGACACCGAAGTGCAGGTCAAGTACCGCATCGATGGCGCGCTTTATCAAAAAGTCGATCCCATCGATCTCGCCTATCACCAAACATTGATCTCGCGTATTAAGGTCATGTCGGAACTCGACATCGCCGAACGTCGCGTGCCGCAGGACGGCCGCTTCCGCGTTCGTTACAAAGGCCGGAACGTGGACTTCCGCGTTTCGATCATGCCCACGGTACACGGCGAAGACGCTGTCATTCGTATTCTGGACAAGGAACAGATCAATGAGTCCTTTAAGAATCTCGATCTCGACGTGGTCGGTTTCGATCCGGAGGATTTGCGAAAGTTCCGGCGCTACATTGCTGAGCCGTACGGGATGGTGCTGGTAACCGGACCCACCGGTTCGGGTAAAACGACGACGCTGTACGCAGCGCTCAACGAAATCCGCAATGAAGAAGACAAGATCATCACCATCGAAGATCCGGTTGAATATCAACTGCACGGCATCACGCAGATTCCGGTGAATGAAAAGAAAGGTCTGACCTTCGCGCGCGGCTTGCGCTCGATTCTGCGTCACGATCCGGACAAGATCATGGTCGGTGAAATCCGCGATGAAGAGACGGCACAGATCGCCATTCAGTCCGCGCTGACCGGCCACCTGGTTTTCACGACTGTTCACGCGAACAACGTGATCGACGTCATCGGCCGCTTTCTGAACATGGGGGTCGAGCCTTACAACTTTGTTTCGTCACTCAACTGTGTTCTGGCGCAACGGCTGGTGCGCATCCTGTGCACGATCTGCCGGCGTCCCTATCACCCTTCGGACACTGAGTTGATCGAATCGGGCCTGCAACCGGACGAGCATCGCAATCGAGTGTTCTATATGAATACCGGATGCGAGAGCTGCAATCACACCGGCTATCGGGGCCGCACCGCGATTCACGAGCTGCTGGATTTGAGTGACAACATCCGCGAGATGATCGTGGAACGTCGTCCCGGCTCGGAAGTTCGGCGCGCGGCAGAGGCTGAAGGCCTCACCAGCCTGCGTGAATCGGCTCTGAAAAAGATCTTTACCGGTGTTTCCACTCTCCATGAAATCAATCGCGTGACATTCGTCGAAGAGGTGAATTTGAACACTCAGCGATAG
- a CDS encoding TlyA family RNA methyltransferase: MPRERIDKLLVDRGLADSRTKAQALVMAGAVLVDEQLVRKPSELFDKSLNIRIKDEATSRYVGRGGLKLDAALREFKLDVDGLLCIDVGASTGGFTDCLLQHGARRVIAIDVGHNQLDWKIRNDPRVAVREGVNARYLKPSDFDEQFTLATIDVSFISLTKILPAVVPLLTESGRIVALIKPQFEVGKGEIGKGGIVKDPAQHQRVVEEINAAAESLGLKTTGVIESPIKGADGNVEFLALYVRSEPPAVAGR, encoded by the coding sequence ATGCCGCGCGAGCGGATTGATAAACTTCTCGTCGATCGTGGTCTGGCCGATTCACGCACGAAGGCCCAGGCGCTGGTAATGGCCGGCGCGGTGCTGGTCGATGAGCAACTTGTCCGAAAGCCCTCAGAACTTTTCGACAAATCCCTAAACATCAGAATCAAGGACGAGGCGACATCCCGTTATGTCGGTCGTGGCGGATTAAAGCTGGACGCCGCCCTGCGCGAATTCAAGCTCGACGTCGATGGCCTGCTCTGCATCGATGTCGGAGCGTCAACAGGCGGATTCACTGATTGCCTTTTGCAGCACGGTGCGCGACGGGTGATCGCAATTGATGTCGGTCACAATCAACTCGATTGGAAAATTCGCAACGATCCGCGCGTGGCGGTGCGTGAGGGCGTCAATGCGCGTTACCTCAAACCGTCCGACTTTGATGAGCAGTTCACTCTCGCGACGATCGACGTTTCCTTCATTTCTCTGACGAAGATCCTGCCCGCGGTTGTTCCCCTTCTGACCGAGTCCGGTCGCATCGTCGCGCTAATCAAACCGCAGTTCGAAGTAGGCAAAGGCGAAATCGGTAAAGGCGGCATCGTGAAGGATCCCGCGCAGCATCAGCGCGTCGTTGAGGAAATCAATGCGGCTGCCGAATCGCTCGGCCTAAAAACCACTGGTGTAATCGAATCTCCCATTAAAGGCGCCGACGGCAATGTGGAATTCCTTGCGCTGTACGTGAGGTCAGAACCACCGGCGGTCGCGGGTCGTTGA